A part of Setaria viridis chromosome 8, Setaria_viridis_v4.0, whole genome shotgun sequence genomic DNA contains:
- the LOC117834718 gene encoding probable protein S-acyltransferase 6, giving the protein MKGRSLFKSPLPRSYLSDTASSASSAAVATHRVYQVWRGKNRFLCGGRLIFGPDASSIVLTVALIMTPLALFVAFVSFRLADLIGKPLGAAVPATAMAVGAFDVVVLVLTSGRDPGIIPRNARPPEPDDADSTASPAAASTWSLPPTRDVYVNGTVVKVKYCHTCMLYRPPRCSHCSVCNNCVDRFDHHCPWVGQCIGRRNYRFFFMFISSTTFLCLYVFGFCWVNLYLISRQYGVGLGRAVADSPVSGFLIAYTFVTAWFVGGLTAFHSYLVCTNQTTYENFRYRYEGKANPFNRGAAANVAEIFFSPIPPSRNDFRAKVSPADPDAAALYYLGPLSSESRISFYTRGSLSFDMAKASFDLNYSAKRTSVASSSDFGDIYGGQGHGGGLDRVSTHQQPRHSIFGGPGRESRKVEEEADAVTAELGATKPQYGGGAGRPRGGEFEVV; this is encoded by the exons ATGAAGGGGAGGTCCCTATTCAAGAGCCCTCTCCCCCGCAGCTACCTCTCCGACACCGCCTCGAGCGCCTCgtcggccgccgtcgccacccaccGCGTCTACCAAGTCTGGAGAGGAAAGAAT AGATTCCTCTGCGGCGGTCGGCTCATCTTCGGTCCGGACGCGAGCTCCATCGTGCTCACGGTGGCGCTCATCATGACGCCGCTCGCGCTCTTCGTCGCCTTCGTCTCGTTCCGGCTCGCCGACCTCATCGGGAAGccgctcggcgccgccgtcccggcgaCGGCCATGGCCGTCGGCGCATTC GacgtggtggtgctggtgctgaCGTCGGGGCGGGACCCCGGGATCATCCCCCGGAACGCGCGTCCGCCGGAGCCCGACGACGCCGACAGCAcggcctcccccgccgcggcgagcaCGTGGTCGCTCCCCCCGACGCGCGACGTGTACGTGAACGGCACCGTCGTCAAGGTCAAGTACTGCCATACCTGCATGCTCTAccggccgccgcgctgctcccACTGCTCCGTCTGCAACAACTGCGTCGACCGCTTCGACCACCACTGCCCCTGGGTGGGCCAGTGCATCGGCCGGCGGAACTACCGCTTCTTCTTCATGTTCATATCTTCGACGACGTTCCTGTGCCTCTACGTGTTCGGCTTCTGCTGGGTGAACCTGTACCTCATCTCCCGGCAGTACGGCGTGGGGCtcggccgcgccgtcgccgactCGCCGGTGTCGGGGTTCCTCATCGCCTACACCTTCGTCACCGCCTGGTTCGTCGGCGGGCTCACGGCGTTCCACTCCTACCTCGTCTGCACCAACCAGACCACGTACGAGAACTTCCGGTACCGGTACGAGGGGAAGGCCAACCCCTTCaaccgcggcgccgccgccaacgtcgCCGAGATCTTCTTCTCGCCGATCCCGCCGTCGAGGAACGACTTCAGGGCCAAGGTCTCCcccgccgaccccgacgccgccgcgctctacTACCTCGGCCCGCTGTCGTCGGAGTCGAGGATCAGCTTCTACACACGGGGCAGCCTCAGCTTCGACATGGCCAAGGCCAGCTTCGACCTCAACTACTCCGCCAAGCGCACCAGCGTCGCCTCGTCCTCCGACTTCGGTGACATCTACGGCGGCCagggccacggcggcgggctcgaCCGGGTCTCGACGCACCAGCAACCGCGGCACTCTATCTTCGGTGGGCCTGGCAGGGAGAGCaggaaggtggaggaggaagccgacgcGGTCACGGCGGAGCTCGGGGCGACGAAGCCGcagtacggcggcggcgccggccggccgcgcgggGGGGAGTTCGAGGTGGTGTGA